The nucleotide window GAGAGGCCTGAGTTTGAAGAGTATCTCTCCATACTTGATTGTAGTGGAGGGACATTTCCCATTAAATGCCTAGGGATCCCTCTACACCATGACAAATTAAGAAGAGGGGATATCCAACCTCTGCTGGATAAAATTCTTAAAATAATTGCTGGATGGGGAGGAAAGCTCGTATCCTATAAAGGCAGATTGGGCAGATTGGTTCTGATTCAGGCCTGCCTTGCCAGCATTCCTGTCTATCTTCTCTCCTTCTTCAAATTCCCTAAGTGGGCTATTCATATGGTCAACTCCCAAATGGCTAATTGTTTGTGGAATGACTTTGTATGACATAGAAAACTACATTTAGCTAACTGAGGGATggtctctatgaaaaaagattttggggGCCTTGGCATTCCCAACCTTCATGAAATCAATATCTTTCTACTAGGCTCCTGGATTAAAAGATATTATGAAGGAGATAGGAAACCCTGGAAACAGATTATTGATCATAAATACATGGCTGGGAGGCCTAACCTCTTTGCCCCTTCCCCTACTCAAAACTGCTCCAGGTTCTGGAAAGGGATTAACTCCATTACTCAAACTTTGAAGTTTGGGTATAGGTGGAAAATTTGTGTAGGTGATAAAGTTAGATTTTTGGAGGACACCATGAAAAATTAAgaagagaggatatccaacctcTGTTGGATAAAATTCTTAAAAGAATTGCTGGATGGAGAGGAAAACTCATATCCTATAAAGGCAGACTGGTTCTGATGCAGGCCTGCCTTGCCAGCATTCCTGTCTATCTTCTCTCCTCCTTTAAATTCCATAAGTGGGCTATTCATATGCTCAACTCCCAAATGGCTACTTGTTTGTGGAATGACTTTGAAGGACATAGGAAACTACATTTAGCTAACTGGGGGATggtctctatgaaaaaagattttggggGCCTTGGCATTCCCAACCTTCAAGAAATCAATATCTGTCTACTGGGCTCCTAGTTTAAAAGATATTATGAAGGAGATGGGAAACCCTGGAAACAGATTATTCATCATAAATACATGGCTGGGAGGCCTAACCTCTTTGCCCCTTCCCCTATTCAAAACTGCTCTAGGTTCTGTAAAGGGATTAACTCCATTACTCAAACTTTGAAGTTTGGGTATAGGTGGAAAATTGGTGTAGGTGATAAAGTTGGATTTTGGGAGGACACTTGGTTTGGTACTTCCCCTTTAGCGGTCCAATTTTGGCATGTCTACTCTATCTGTAATAAGCAATTAAATGTGTCAATGAGGTTTGGGATGGAAATCAATTGAAACTCATCTTCAGGGGGAATTTTGATGACAATGATGGAACAATGGTACCAATTAGTAGAAATAGCTGGAAGTATTGGGCTGTCCTCTGAACCTGATGCTCTGATATGGAAGATGGATAGCAAAGGCCAATATTCTTCTAGTTCACTTTACCATGTGATCAATTTTGGGGGGATCCAACCTATATTCATCCCTGCAGTGTGGAAACTTAGGGTTCCTCCCAAAATTCATGTCTTTCTCTGGCTGCTTGCTAACAACAAGCTTATGACTAGAGATAACCTGAGGAAGAGGCATATCAttaaaccccttgattgtgtctATTGTTCTGATCAAGAATCCAATAGGTGCTGAGATCGATCTTGAATACTCTAAGGAACTGGATCATTCTATCCGTGGATGTGTGCAGGGAAAGACTGATGGTCTTTGCGGCACACCTGGCGAAATTCCTTCAGAAACCTATGCTGATCAAGAGCGGTTGAACTCCCACAGCAAGCTGGTGTTTGAACCATGGAGGAATCTCAAGGTCTCTGAAGATGATGAAAGCTTCTCATCTCGCAAGAAAAGAGACCGCCGCGGCAAGACGGCTGTTATCAGTCCGGTGTCAACCCTTATCACTTGCTGGTCTCCACAGGCTGCCGCAGCACCACCCATGAAGACTCGGAGGGCTTTGCAGGGAGCTGCTTTTGTAATAGGGCTTTCTAGTGACCCGTTTGCTATTTTCCTGGTTTTCTTTCCGCTTCATGAACTGCTCCTCTCAGTgagatgatgtatggattatgtTTCTGGAGGTTTCATTCGAGTAATGGAATCGGGGAGGGCCTCCGTGTCCTTCTAAAAAAATAAACGACGATGTCGAAACTAGAGTTTTGAGCAACGCGCCACCAGCACCTCATTTCTCATCCATGGCTGCGGGAGCCGCTGTACAGGGCCAGTTTTGCAGTTGCTCATTGCCTGAGCAACTGTCCGGCGGCGCCATCCCAGTCCGCCGCCGCAGCAACGGTCGTGCGACCAATCTGCAGGGCCATCATTTAGGCGGGCGCCGCTGAGGCGATTAAAAGAACGCCTCAAAATCTAAATCGATTTTAGGCTTTTCTTGAGAACGGCTCCGATTCATGTCTGTTTAGCGGCAGTTTGAGAAAATGCCGTGAAAGCTTAGTACAATGGGAGGCATTTTCCTGAAACTCCTTATATACAGGAATTTGAGGCATATCAAAAAAATGCTACTTCTATACAGTTTGGAGGCATTTTCCGGAACGCCCTTACCAAAATGCCTCTGATTAACAACCGTGGTGTAGtgactaatgctcacattagtcccggttcttaatGCGGCCAGGACTATTGCTCCGATCCGAatcaaagccctgttttctactagtgaataTAGTTTTGATGCCCTTGTAAAGACAATGTCAATGGTGAAAACGGATCATCTATCAGGTGTGCTGTTAGAGAGGTAAAACATTTTAAATTTGTGGAATAAGAGCGAATATTTATTGACATCAGTTTCGCAAATGACGCTAAGCAGAAAAGCTAAATTTATGAAAGCGGCTCCAACCTAGCGTTGGGTAGCTACACGTTCGTTAATAATATACTACCTCCTTTTCAAAATAATTGAAGTTCTGGATTTGTTCAAAGCCAAACTTCTTTAAGTTTGACCAAGTCTATAGAAAAAATATATTAACATCTAAAAAACCAACTTAGTCTTTTTGAGATTCTTTGGGACATATAGTTCCGTACTATGTGTATTCCATATTGTAGATCTTAGCGTATTTTTTCTACAAAATTGGTCGAACTTAAGCAAGTTTGACTTTACGAAAACCTAAAACTTTAATTATTTTGGAACGCATGGGAGTATCAATGTGCAGTAAGAAAAAAGGACCATGAAAGAAACCTCACAGGAATACAGCCAACAAGACAACTTAGTCTTTAATTAGTTTTTCTAAGAAATGAGGCTCGGATGGGCCCAACTTTGAATTAAAAAAGCCATCAACCCCATCTAGAATACAACCAACACAAGCACATTAGACAACGAAAAAGCAACGAAAAGATACAAAGGTGTTGAGAAAACAGCTTACAACACAAACCCACCCTAGAAGCACCTACACTGATAGGAAAAGAAGCACCCCTTGAAGATGGAGTCGCCCTTCAAGCTCGAACACCTGTCGGAGAAGATAGAAACAGCGCGTCGAAGGCATTGCCAGCCGCCTTGGCAACGATCTCGCCGAACACCTGCACTAAGAACCGAGAAGATACCACACCCCCTCACCAGAGAGCTTGATCTCTTGTCCTAAGCTGAACTACCCCTCTCGCATCATGGTTCGAGATGGAAGGTATATAGATTTGGATCCAACAGCTAGGTGGCTAAGCTAGCTAGCTCTTGCAGCGATCGATCACGATCAGCGTGTCATCCCGTCTACGTGCATGGTGGGCGGCAcggtcgccgcgccgccgcgctgCTGCAGCTCCATGTTGGCGTGCCATCCTGCATGCATGCATCCACCGCAATTCAATCAACATAGATAACGAACCACACATGCATATCGATCGTCGCACTGCATACGATCACTCGCGAGCGTAGGCACGCACCGATGTCCATGACGAAGCCGCGGTTGTGGAGCTCGCGGTACTCCTGGCAGAGGGCGCAGCACTCGCAGAAGCAGTGGACGCAGAGGTCCGGGTAGGGGGCCTCCTGGAGGCCGTACTGGGCGCGCATCTTGGTGCGGTAGAAGCAGGTGTAGATGGGCAGGAACCACCAGGAGGTGACCATCCCGATGAGCACGTACAGCGCCGCGCTCGCCCCGCTGGAGAGGGAGCCGCGGTCCACGATCTCCGCCACCAGCCCGAAGGTGACGCACGGGCAGAAGCACGTCATCCAGCAGTTCCCGGGGTCCTCGGCGCAGTCGAACAGGCCCGTGGACCAGGGGTGGACCGGCGGCTGCGCGTGCACCAGCGCGCGCGTCGCCGCGGCCGGTGCTGGCAGCTGCTCGGCGGCGTCCATGCCGGCCACGCGAATTGATTTTGATTCCTCCGGCCACCGGCGGGTGGTGTCAGCGCGGGCGCGGGTGTGGTGGCCTCAACAGGAGCGCCAAGGCTGTTTATATCATCGTCGATTCGGAGGTAGGTGACCATGCATCCAAACAACTCCGatcccatgcatgcatgcatgcaggaTTAGTCCCATGCATAGCTAATCCCTATCTTTAGCTACAACGGGCAAAAATAAGTGCCACGTGATTTTCCTGTCCTTTCTCCCCACAAAAATAGTAGCACTAGTTTCAGTCAGTGGTACAAAATTTTCTCTTGAATTGTGACTTCAAGAGAAAACTAAATTCCTAAATCCTAAAAAGTGGCCGAGTGCTACTTTGTCTTAAAGAGCACTCGGGCTCGTGCGACGTCCGATCGAGATCTTGCGGTCACGCGCGTTTTTCAGTGGGCTCAGGGGAAACCGTCGATGCGCGCGCCAGGTGTCCCCTGGTCGTGGTGGTCGAGACCCGTTGGTTCTCGAGTGCGGTTGCTTCTCTCATCCCCTCTCCTGTTCCTCTCCACTCCCCCTCCCATTCGAAACTGCCCCGAGCCCAGCGACAGATCTCGTTCCAATCCCCCCAACTCCTCCCCCAAATCCAGCGCGAGAGCAGCCGGCGGCGTGTCGGCGATTCGGCGCTTGTCTTCCACCGGAGCTAGGGCGGGACAGAGGGCGCGGCGTGAAGGAAGGCGGTGCAGCGGCGGAGACGCGACCGAGGAGAGACGACACGCTGCAGGCCGCGTCAGAAGGAGCAGCACCGGAGACTCGGCAGAGGAGGAACGGCGTGCGCGGCCGTTGTTCTGTTGGTGCAGAAGGGCAAAATCGCGGCGAATCCCTGGTATGCCTCCATGCCTATCGATCTCTTACGGTCATCCGCGTTTAGGAACACCAAATCGATGTGCTCTGCCGCTCCGCCGCGGACAGAGGAGGAACGGCGCGCGTTGACGGGTCTCCGCGGTGCCGAATCGCGGCGGGTCGACGCGCCCCTCCACTAAGTTGATGAAATCGAGTAGCAGATGGTAGAAATTGTTTGGAGCACTTGTTAATTTGGAGATGGACGACGACACGGGGCATTTCGTGTTCCTAGGCTACTGGTGAACTGGGATTCGTAGGTTTCGAAGGCAAGCCTTGGGGCTGTAGTTTTCTGGTGTTGTAGATGTGGAGGTCGATCCTGATTAACTACTGACTTGCCTGAATATGGTTCATGTGTTGCCTGCGCAGGAGTGTTTGACAGTGTTTTTGATTTAGTGTACGAGAATAATGCTTCTCTCATGTCAATGTTGCCTTTGTTTTGTGAGTGACTTGCCTGATATGGTTGATACGTTGCCTGCGCAGGTGTTTTTGACAGTGTGTTTTCATTTAGCGTAGGACAGTAATGCTTCTCTCATGTCAATGTTGCCCCTGTATTGTGAGTGACTTGCCTGACATGTTTCATGTGTCGCCTACGAAGGTGTTTTGAAAGTGTGTTTTTGGTTTATTGTAGGACAGCAATGCCTGTCTCATGTTAATGTTGCCCTTGTTTTTGTGAGTGACTTGCCTGATATGGACCGTGTGTTGCCTACGAAGGTGGGTTTGACGGTGTGTTTTGATTTTCAGTGCAGGAAAGTAATGATTTAGCAATGGAAAATGCACATGTGACtttgttgtgtgtgtgtgtgacgtAGGAAGTAATCCAGTAGAGGGAGGTTAATAGGGCTATTTGTAGGACAGTTTTAAGCATTTCACGAGGATTCATTTTGTGATTTTCTGTTCTATGCGCCTTTATTTGTTTCAGATTTTGTAGGACATGTAGAGGGAGGGTAATAGGGCCAATTATAGGATAGTTGTAATATAGTGAAAATCAGATAGTTTACAACCCTTTTCACTGCCCACTTTTTGTAAGTTGCTGTTTGTTAAGTTCAGTAAGAATTTAGTAAAACGAAATTCGTTGGATGATATAGAGTTCTTTCAGAATCATTTTTCTAATGTGCTTTTTATGATGAATCTCACTGTTTTGTCTTTTAAATATGCAGCAGAAAATAGATGGCTGGGACAAGTCATAAGTCTAAACAGGATGGACCTGCTGGATCAAGTCATGACGACCTTGCATCTCATGGGAATGAAGAGCATCAAGCACAGGTGTGCACATGCTCAGGAAGTTTTATGTTCTTCCTGTACATAACAGAGtttgttttttttcatttttttattgaTTTATGTGGTTTCCATCTCCCAGCCACGGAGCAGTGCACCAATAACTGGGCACAAGCGTATGAGAACTAAGGCAGTTGTCCATCGGGGGAAGCGACCTGATGATATCATTAGTACTGAGAATAGTAATGAGAGCCAAGCTGCAGATGCGGGGAATAAAAATGTTGAAGGTGCAGACGTCGAGCAGCCTCCAAAAGCAAAACGCCAGAAGACGGGAGGAACTGAGGTATTTTGCATAGTTGCCTCAGTTTCACTGAGCAGTTGCCCAGCAATGCTGCCTAAGTTGCCTATGTTGTGATGaaccttttttctttttttgctaATCCCctgtttatgttttttccttatGCGCAATAGGGTCGTAGGAACAGGGCATCCCCTGCAAGGCTCTTCAAGTTGAACAAGGACTTGGTTCCTGACCAAAAGGGTGTCATCATCGGAAAAGAATTTGGTGGCATTCTGGACCTTGCAGCGAGTAGCATGCCCGGAGATCTCAGCCAGTGGATAATGAAGCATTACGACCCGGAGATTTCGCAGATAGTCATTCCAGAAAGGGGGAAGATTCCTGTAGATGCTGCAAGTGTCCGTAGGATATGGGGTTTGCCCAACAGGGGCAGGAAGGTGTGCTTCGAGAATCGGCCTGAAATCACAAAGGCAATGTACAATATTTACAACATCACATCCAAGAACTCCTCAACCCTCACAGAATGGTGCAAGATGATCGTTGACATGGGGGGATCTCATGATGATGATTTTGTCCGCGCTTGGCTAGCTCTTGTTTTTTCATGCTTCCTTGCCCCTTCAACTAGTTtgagtatttccccaaagagctTTCCGGCGGTCATGGATGTCAATGGAATAACGGAAACCAATATATGCCAGTTTGTTGTTGATCAATTAAAGCTTGCGTTCACTTCGGGGCGTGCCAACAAGAAGGCTGTTTGTTGTTGTGTTTTCCACCTTGTTGTAAGTGCTTCAAGCTGTTTTGTTTTTTCAAGCATCCTTTTGTTTAGTTACCTTCTCCTTTCTTTTTGCATTCATTAGCTAACTTAAACTTTTTGATCTTTCTCCGTGTCTCTATGCAGCTGTTGTACCTAGACTCTCTGGATGTTGATGAGCCAATCCCGAACTTGGTACCGAGGGTCTCAGTTTGGAATTCAGATTTAATCTCCAGAGTTATCAAGAAGGACAGGATTTTTAGAGTAGGCAATTCACTTTCAAAGAGCAAGCAAGGCAATGTATCTTTTTGGGCAAGCGACATACATATTTTTTCAAGTATGCCCAAGTAGTTATCAGACTTAATCAAACTTTATATCACTTGCCATGCACATAGTTGGATAATGTTCACAGGAAGGATTTGTTTTGTTCTTGTATTTAATAGTAGCTTCTGTAGTACATTTTTTAGCTCTTTTTTCTGTCTGAGCAATTTACATGTTGAAAAGTAGCAAATTTACACAACAACACAAGCAACTTATGTTCTGGAAACTGGCAACTTGCATACTAGTTCCTCATTTTTTGTTGATTACAGTATCAACTAATAGTAGGCAACAGGGGGAAGTGGCATAATGGTTGCAGGAATTTTCAGACTATTAGTAGTACTATTTTCCTTCATTTTTCTCAGGTCTTTTTTGATATGGGAGTGCCAGAATTGTTGTCACTCATAGTTTTTTTAATCTTCTTTTGGCTATAAAACCACCAGCTCAAGATGGAGTTTTCCCGGTGTGCGGATGATAGCTTGTTTGGCAGTATGGACCACATCACCAAATTTGTTGCAGCAAGATTGCCCGAGTCATATGACAAATCAGTAAGTTTATCTAGCACTTTGTTTTTTCCTCTCACTGTTGTTCCCCTTTTTATCGCCATTTGTACATTCAACCATTTTTTTCAGAATCTTCAATAGAAGATATGTACTTATCATGTTCTCTACCATCCACTTTTATGTTTTACAGAAGCAAAAGAAGCTCATAGGGTTGGTGCACGACATGTGTTCTGTAATTTCACATGCAGTTGGGAAGCTCGTGACTGGGGTTGGGAAGATAGATGATGATGAATGGGGGACAAAGGAGGCGGATCCTACTACTGCGGAGACAAGCAGGCGGCAGTCTAACAGAAGGGGCAAGCAAGTACCAGCCAGAAGAGACAGCTTACCAAGTGAGGAGGAGTCGTTTAATTCTGACAGCGACGACAGCGAGGCAGCCGACAGTGAAAGTGAGGGAGATGGCAGGGATGAAGGTAGTGATGAAAGCGACACCGGTGGCAGTTCAGACAGCGATGACGGTCATGATGGATCAAGTGGAGTTCAGGGGAAATCAAGTAGCCAGGGAGCACGACAAACGGTTGATCACCACCAGGGGGAAAGTGCTGAGATGGGAGGTAAAGACAGAACTGAGGGGAACGAGGACAATGATGataatgaagaagaagaggacgacgaaaAAGAAGATGATGAAGGAAAGGAGGACGATGACGATGAAGAAGGTGATGGGGATGACAAAGACAAGGAAGATGATGGGCAGGGGAAGcaggatgaagatgatgaggaTGACAGCGGAGGTGGCAACGGTGGTTCAGGTACCAATGGTGGCTCCGATTGGGACGGGGATCCCGCAGCTGAAAATGCAAGCAGCGATGATGATGAACAATGCACGCTGCAATTTCTGATTGAAAAGAAGAGGGGCAGAAAGGAAAAAGGATTGGATGAGGCAGATATGATATCTATCAGAGACCTTGTGATGACAGAATTCAAAACTGCTGTTTCCCCAAAACCACGCTTCCCTGTTTTTGAAGTGAAAGAAATGTTGGATATTGATGACATATCCATGGCAACCGAAGCGAGGAGGGTGTTCAAAGAGTTGTTGAGGGGGGAAGATTTGGATATGGTCTTCACATTCAACCCCAAGCAAATATGCCCAAAGGCGACTCGGCAGAAAATAATGAGAGAACTTGGTGCTCTAAATGAAGCTATAGAACAGAAGACTGCTTGTCGAAACCAACTACCACCACTCCCGCCatcaaagaagatgaagaaaactGTTAGTTTTGTATTGGAGCCATCTGTGATGAATGAAACAGCAATTCATCTGCAGGCATATCGTGCCAAAAATCCCGGTTACGGCCAAGGGGGGAAGTCAAGGCAGTCAGCCATGAAAAAATCCGGTCCTCCCTAGCAGCAACAAGAGGCATTTTCTAAAACAAAAGAGGCAATCCATGGGAATGCCAAAACACAGGTGGTAAAGAGTACACCATCAAGCTCGGCAGCACCCCCGTGCAGCAAAGTTGGAGATGAGGCAGTACCTACAGGAGTAGATTCAAAGCAGTCGGGTAATTTTCATTCCCAATGTCAAGCAAGTGGATCACATATTCTGGCAACTCAGTCTAAGGAGGAAGCAAGGCCAGCTGTTTTTCAGGCAAGTTCTGCAGAGGAAACACTGGACCCCACAAAAGTAAGGCCAGTTCAACTCAAGAAGGGACCCACAGTGCTAGTAAGCACAGGAAACAACAGCAGAACACAACCACTAGGTGACTTAAATGGTCAAGTGCCTCCTCTGTCTCGGGGGAATGTGATGCAGTCAGCCAATGGTATCCAGAGGGCCAAGGTGCAAGATTTCAACGCATCACCCGAGGCTGCTCCATTAAATCATGCAGGACACAAAAAGGAGAAAGAGAACATCCCTCCGGTGTCATGTACGGAGATGAATAGGATACAAGACCTGCCCGAAGCTGTAACCATGGGAAAAAGTCCGGAACAAAAGTTGCTAAGAGCCCTAGGGAAATTGCCTGTCTGCTCAACTGTACTTGCCCAACCTGAGGCCACAAGTGTTCCAGAAGCAGTAGAAGCAACTGGCCAGGGGAACACTTCCCATTTCTCTCATGTGGAGGAGATGTACCATGAATTCATGCGTGTTAGTGGGAAGACAACCAATGCACTAGAAATCAATGTTCTAGATGTGAGTGAGCTGTTTGCAAGGTGTGTTGATCCAAACAACAAGAATGCCCAATCCAACTCCACAAATCACAGCTCAGCGAATAAAGATAAACAACATTTTGAGCAAAGGGACACCGAAAGATCAAATGACTTTTTCAGAGAGTACTGCCCAGCACCAAGTTTCGATCTAGGCATAGATGATTTGCACACAACATCTGCAGACAACACAACACATCAACATGTTGGGTCAAGCACATTTACAGAGCATGAGTTCAAGGAACTCCCAGTACATAACCATCCAATCATCGATATAACCGATGATGATTATCTGTTGGAGGTTGAAGGCATGGACGAACCGTGTGTTCAAGCAGAAGGAAATGCGTACCAAACACCTGAAAAAAGTTGCAACCAAGGAGAAGTGGGGTCAGGCAGCAAGGTTTACAGCAGTAGTAGTTCAGGAGAGATGCATCCACATCAATTTGAGAGAAGGATTATCAAGCGACCTCCTTGCAAGAGGTCACCTTTCATTGACTATAATGAGAAGAAAGTCTACATGTCCAAACCCGAAGCAAATAGATTGTATGCATCAGTTATTTTGCATGGAAGAATTAATGAAGAAGAGTCACCAGATGTGGATACCAGGTATGACAGTATATCACATTTTTCCCTCAGGCAAGGTCTGTCATGTTCTCCAGGCAATTCAAACTGTTTTTACAAGCAAGCCATTTATAGAATCAGGCAACTTGGCTTAGTGTGAAATTCTTATTTTTTGAAGTAGTTTATCCTTTTGATATGCCCATGCCCCTATGTGTTTTCCCTGAGTTGATATGGTGGTAGGCAATTCATGGAATGATTTTGTGAGCTGAATGCCTCTTTTTTTCTTCCCATGCAGCGTAAGGGTAATTGAACATGGCAAATACTTTGTTACGGTGAGGGAGCTCGCAAACTCAATGAAGAAAGAAGGTTTTGTCTTGAGCCATGTAATGGAAGTTGGTATACAGAATATAATGATGAACTTGCCACCAGACTCAAAGAAGCTCGTGATGCCCGTCAGGTTCTCGGTAAGAAAACGCGAAGCAACTAATAGTGTAGTTTTgcgtttttttctttttctttttttcataaAAGGTCATGTTCATGTCTGTATTTTTTTTACATCAGGTTCAGATGCTAAACATGGAATTGAACGGCAAGGAGCTCATTTCCCGGTTCAAGAAGTCGAATCGCTTGGACCGTAAAGACATGGTAAGTTAATGGTTCCTTTACTTTTTACCAATGCATTTTTTATATATGAATTTTTATGCTAAAACTTTTGCTCACACAAATGTAAATATTTCTTagggtggggtgggggtgggtGGTGTGCTGTGTGGTGGGCTAGTTGACTACACTCATGAAAATTTGCTTCTATGTGCCAAGTTGCTTACATTTTTTGCACAACTTGCCTCCGCATTTTTGGTTGGTTTTGCTTACACAAGTAGATAAGTTGCCTATGCATCTTCTGTTTTTGGCAAATTACTCACATTAGTACAAAACTGGCATGTGCATTTTTGCATCTTCTTAATTGCTTTTTTATGTGGCAAGTTGCTTACATTTTTTGCACAAATTGCCTGTGCATTTTTGGCTGGTTGCTCACACAAGCAGATAATGCATTTTCTGTTTTTGTCAAGTTACTCACACTAGCACAAAACTGGCATGTGCATTGTTTGCTTCTTCAGTCCAGTTTCTAGTATTTGTATTTTTTTCTACTAACCcaatttttgttttttctaaCAGATTATGTTCCCAGTGTTAGAGAACATCGACAAGACAAAACCTAAAACAGGCAATCATTACTGGATTTTTAATGTGAACATAAGGGATCGACGTTTTGAAACTCTTGATTCTTGGAGGACGCTCAAAAACAAGTCTTTAGATGTTTGCGCAAGGAAGATGGTTGCAAGTTTTCAGTCTCTATGGGAAGAGCATTACGCCAGTTCCCGCGTCTCGCTGGATGAGTTTGGGCTTACCAACATCGACGTTCCAAAACAAAATAATGAGTAAGCATCCACTTCTTTTTCACATATTAACTATGGTCTTGTTCAGTTTTTTACAAGCGACACAATACTACATAGAGTAAGCATCCAGTTCTTTTTTCAATTTTTTGTTTAGGTTCAACTCTGGTGTTTTTGCTCTGACGATAGCAAACGGTTGGGAGGCAAGGGCTGTTCCAAATTTCACAGCTGATGACATTCCAAGCATCAGGAAACATTTGACTAACATGTGGGTTGACAACGCCAACAACACTGCTCCATGGAAAACCA belongs to Triticum urartu cultivar G1812 chromosome 7, Tu2.1, whole genome shotgun sequence and includes:
- the LOC125525853 gene encoding cell number regulator 2-like, giving the protein MDAAEQLPAPAAATRALVHAQPPVHPWSTGLFDCAEDPGNCWMTCFCPCVTFGLVAEIVDRGSLSSGASAALYVLIGMVTSWWFLPIYTCFYRTKMRAQYGLQEAPYPDLCVHCFCECCALCQEYRELHNRGFVMDIGWHANMELQQRGGAATVPPTMHVDGMTR